In Chryseobacterium gotjawalense, the following are encoded in one genomic region:
- the rsgA gene encoding ribosome small subunit-dependent GTPase A, whose translation MKGLITKSTGSWYQVLEYETGKFFEARIRGKFKLIKTRLTNPLAVGDLVEFSLEQDDVAWITKIEPRKNYLIRKAVNLSKEAHIIASNIDIACFIFTLKHPETSYGFLDRFLACCEAYNIKPLILFNKMDVLSDEEKEVSKEIEALYQNIGYETLEISSYSNLNLELLKSIIKDKVSVFFGHSGSGKSTLVNAMQPGVNIKTSAISETHLKGKHTTTFAQMHFWKFGGSVIDTPGVREFAMIDVEKEEIQHYFPEIFKTGRKCKFHNCMHINEPKCAVLEAVESGEIEETRYITYLKIMEEAEENSAQ comes from the coding sequence GTGAAAGGACTCATTACAAAATCCACCGGAAGTTGGTATCAGGTTTTAGAATATGAAACCGGAAAATTCTTCGAGGCAAGAATTCGGGGAAAATTTAAACTGATAAAAACCCGGTTGACCAATCCGCTTGCGGTAGGCGATTTGGTGGAGTTTTCCTTGGAACAGGACGATGTGGCGTGGATTACTAAGATTGAACCAAGGAAAAATTATCTGATCAGAAAAGCGGTAAATCTTTCGAAAGAAGCTCATATCATCGCCTCGAATATTGATATTGCCTGTTTTATTTTTACCCTTAAACATCCCGAAACTTCTTATGGTTTTCTCGATCGGTTTTTGGCATGTTGCGAAGCCTATAACATTAAGCCGCTGATTTTATTTAATAAAATGGATGTGCTTTCAGATGAAGAAAAAGAAGTGTCGAAAGAAATTGAAGCACTTTACCAAAATATCGGCTATGAAACTTTAGAAATTTCTTCTTATTCAAATTTGAATTTGGAATTGTTGAAAAGCATTATTAAAGATAAGGTTTCAGTGTTTTTTGGCCATTCAGGAAGTGGAAAATCTACTTTGGTGAATGCGATGCAGCCCGGAGTCAATATTAAAACATCTGCTATTTCTGAAACCCATCTGAAAGGAAAACATACGACCACTTTTGCACAAATGCATTTTTGGAAATTTGGTGGAAGCGTGATCGATACACCTGGAGTTCGGGAATTCGCAATGATTGATGTGGAGAAAGAAGAAATCCAACACTACTTTCCCGAGATTTTCAAAACAGGCAGGAAATGTAAATTTCATAACTGTATGCATATCAATGAACCGAAGTGCGCTGTTCTGGAAGCTGTAGAATCCGGCGAAATAGAGGAAACACGGTACATCACTTATTTGAAAATAATGGAGGAGGCCGAAGAGAATTCTGCCCAATAA
- a CDS encoding nucleoside-diphosphate kinase, which produces MSGKITFTMIKPDAVADGHIGAILGKISEAGYKVKALKLTQLTNADAKKFYEVHAERPFYGELVEFMSSGPIVAAVLEKDNAVEDFRTLIGATNPADAAEGTIRKMFARSVGENAVHGSDSDENALIEAAFHFSGREIF; this is translated from the coding sequence ATGTCAGGTAAAATTACATTCACCATGATCAAGCCGGATGCTGTTGCAGACGGACATATCGGTGCTATTTTAGGAAAAATTTCAGAAGCTGGTTACAAAGTGAAAGCTTTAAAATTGACTCAACTTACCAATGCTGATGCCAAAAAATTCTATGAAGTTCACGCAGAAAGACCTTTTTACGGAGAATTAGTTGAATTTATGAGTTCAGGACCTATCGTTGCAGCGGTTTTGGAAAAAGACAATGCTGTTGAAGATTTCAGAACTTTAATCGGTGCGACAAATCCGGCAGATGCAGCAGAAGGAACCATCAGAAAAATGTTTGCAAGAAGCGTAGGAGAGAATGCGGTACATGGTTCAGATTCAGATGAAAATGCTTTAATTGAAGCTGCTTTCCACTTCTCAGGAAGAGAAATTTTCTAA
- the rpe gene encoding ribulose-phosphate 3-epimerase — MKTKLISPSLLSADFGNLQRDIEMLNQSQADWFHIDVMDGRFVPNISFGFPIMKTVQQYAEKFIDVHLMIIEPEKYVEEFIKYGADLISVHYEACVHLNRTVNLIQEKGAKAGVVLNPATPVLMLEDIIADVDLVLLMSVNPGFGGQKFIENTYKKIAETKDLILSNNSTALIQIDGGVNLDNAAKLFEAGADVLVAGNAVFSSENPSATIELLKL; from the coding sequence ATGAAAACAAAATTAATCTCACCATCGCTTCTTTCTGCGGATTTCGGAAATTTGCAGAGAGACATTGAAATGTTAAATCAGTCGCAAGCAGATTGGTTTCACATAGATGTAATGGACGGAAGATTCGTTCCCAATATTTCGTTTGGCTTCCCGATCATGAAAACGGTACAGCAATATGCAGAGAAATTTATTGATGTGCATTTGATGATTATAGAACCCGAAAAATATGTTGAAGAATTTATTAAGTACGGTGCAGATTTGATTTCGGTGCATTACGAAGCCTGCGTGCATCTGAACAGAACGGTTAATCTCATTCAGGAAAAAGGGGCAAAAGCCGGAGTGGTTCTAAATCCGGCGACACCGGTTTTAATGCTGGAAGACATTATTGCCGATGTAGATTTGGTATTATTAATGAGCGTAAACCCAGGATTTGGCGGCCAAAAATTCATTGAAAACACCTATAAAAAAATCGCCGAAACCAAAGATTTGATTTTATCAAACAATTCTACGGCATTAATTCAAATCGATGGCGGCGTCAATTTAGACAATGCGGCTAAACTATTTGAAGCTGGCGCAGATGTACTGGTCGCCGGGAATGCTGTATTCTCATCAGAGAACCCTTCGGCAACGATTGAACTTTTGAAGTTGTAA
- a CDS encoding M42 family metallopeptidase, which produces MKFENKSLEFLEKYLNTASPTGYEHNGQKIWMDYLAPYVDKIEIDHYGTCYGIINPEAEFKVVIEAHADEISWYVNYITEDGLIYVIRNGGSDQMIAPSKVVHLHGEKGVVKGVFGWPAIHTRGVNSDEPVPKLDNIFIDCGASTKKEVEELGIFVGTMITYPDEFFQLNDKYFVSRALDNRVGGFMIAEVARLLKKNKKQLPFGLYITNSVQEEVGLYGANMIAETIKPNIAIVTDVTHDTSTPMIEKKKEGDTKCGDGPVIFFAPSVHHNIRQLIVETAKTNKIPFQRAAASRATGTDTDAFAHSNGGVPSALISLPLRYMHTTVEMVSQKDVANVIQLIYESLLKIEPTMNLKYH; this is translated from the coding sequence ATGAAATTTGAAAACAAATCATTAGAATTTTTAGAAAAATATCTAAATACCGCATCTCCAACAGGTTATGAACATAACGGCCAAAAAATCTGGATGGACTATTTAGCACCTTATGTGGACAAAATAGAAATCGATCATTATGGCACATGCTACGGAATCATCAATCCTGAAGCAGAATTTAAAGTAGTTATCGAAGCACACGCCGACGAAATCTCCTGGTACGTGAATTATATTACCGAAGATGGTCTTATTTACGTCATTAGAAACGGTGGTTCTGACCAAATGATCGCCCCTTCAAAGGTGGTTCATCTTCATGGTGAAAAAGGCGTGGTTAAAGGCGTTTTCGGTTGGCCAGCCATTCATACAAGAGGCGTCAATTCAGATGAACCGGTTCCTAAACTGGATAATATTTTCATCGATTGCGGCGCATCAACTAAAAAAGAAGTTGAAGAACTGGGGATTTTTGTAGGAACCATGATTACTTATCCAGACGAATTCTTTCAGTTAAATGATAAATATTTCGTTTCACGCGCTCTCGATAACCGTGTTGGAGGATTTATGATTGCTGAAGTTGCAAGATTATTAAAAAAGAACAAAAAGCAACTTCCCTTCGGGTTGTACATTACCAATTCTGTGCAGGAAGAAGTTGGTTTATATGGTGCGAATATGATTGCAGAGACCATTAAACCAAACATTGCAATCGTAACCGATGTTACACACGACACTTCTACTCCAATGATTGAAAAGAAAAAAGAAGGTGACACGAAATGTGGTGATGGTCCCGTGATTTTCTTTGCACCTAGTGTTCATCACAATATCCGTCAGCTCATTGTAGAAACGGCAAAAACAAATAAAATCCCTTTTCAAAGAGCCGCAGCAAGCAGAGCAACTGGAACAGACACTGATGCATTTGCCCATTCCAACGGCGGAGTTCCATCTGCATTAATTTCATTACCATTGCGCTACATGCATACCACGGTTGAAATGGTGTCGCAAAAAGATGTAGCCAATGTAATTCAATTGATTTATGAATCATTGCTGAAAATAGAACCGACGATGAATTTAAAATATCATTAA
- a CDS encoding DUF4294 domain-containing protein — protein MNFNKLILLFLLFFGLHANAQQELTTLKPISQYPPELLKTDEFGIKYYYDAKQKARIYEINGENVVVMDELILKGKPRFNNQLDQNYYYFLNKKLNRVYPLFLTALEQYEDIQAEMQNLDKNSQRKYVNERQKDLADQYELQLRDLTTTEGRIFAKLMNRATGKTVFEIVKELRGGWSAFWWNVKGNIADVSLKDPYDPHADRTDEFLESLLQSNWNSGYLQPYPGYLTFKIKK, from the coding sequence ATGAATTTTAATAAATTGATCTTATTATTTCTTCTGTTTTTCGGACTTCATGCAAATGCACAACAGGAATTAACAACGCTAAAACCGATAAGTCAATACCCGCCTGAACTTCTTAAAACAGATGAATTTGGAATTAAATACTACTACGACGCAAAGCAGAAGGCAAGGATTTACGAAATAAACGGAGAGAATGTCGTTGTGATGGATGAACTTATCTTAAAAGGTAAGCCTCGGTTTAACAACCAACTTGACCAAAATTATTACTATTTTCTTAATAAGAAACTGAACCGGGTTTATCCTCTCTTTTTAACTGCCTTAGAACAGTATGAAGATATTCAGGCAGAGATGCAGAATCTTGATAAAAATTCGCAGAGAAAATATGTGAATGAAAGGCAAAAAGATTTGGCGGATCAATATGAATTGCAATTGCGTGATTTAACAACGACCGAAGGACGTATCTTTGCCAAATTGATGAACCGAGCCACAGGCAAGACCGTTTTTGAAATCGTGAAAGAACTTCGCGGCGGTTGGAGCGCCTTTTGGTGGAACGTAAAAGGGAATATCGCTGATGTCAGTTTGAAAGACCCTTACGACCCACATGCAGATAGAACTGATGAATTTTTAGAATCATTGCTGCAAAGTAATTGGAATAGCGGATATTTGCAACCTTATCCTGGGTATCTTACCTTTAAAATTAAAAAATAA
- a CDS encoding S1/P1 nuclease — MNRILQNSVLLLALLSFNFGYSWGTTGHRVIAEIAENHLSGKAKRSLKKIIGTEKLAYWANWPDDIKSDTTGVWKPAEQWHYVNVAPQSAIQPFTEALKAQKGPNIYTQIKILSEQIKDKKTSAQDREIALRFLIHLVGDAAQPLHVGRLEDLGGNKIKVNYFGAPTNLHSLWDSKMVDFQKYSYTEFARVLDVKTKEENKSIQLGTLEDWLFDSHRQANRIYANSIPDANYSYDYNYKFEPLVERQLLYGGLRLAKILNEIL; from the coding sequence ATGAACAGAATTTTACAAAACTCAGTATTACTACTGGCTTTATTGAGTTTTAATTTCGGTTATTCATGGGGAACAACCGGTCACAGAGTAATTGCAGAAATCGCAGAAAATCATCTTTCGGGGAAAGCAAAAAGAAGTTTAAAGAAAATCATTGGTACAGAAAAATTAGCCTATTGGGCAAACTGGCCAGACGACATTAAATCTGACACTACCGGAGTTTGGAAGCCTGCAGAGCAATGGCATTATGTAAATGTGGCTCCTCAATCGGCCATACAACCATTTACAGAGGCTTTAAAAGCACAAAAAGGACCGAATATTTATACGCAGATCAAAATTCTTTCGGAGCAGATCAAAGACAAAAAAACATCAGCTCAAGATCGGGAAATTGCACTGAGGTTTCTTATTCATTTAGTTGGAGACGCTGCTCAGCCGCTTCATGTCGGCCGCTTAGAAGATTTGGGAGGGAATAAAATCAAAGTGAATTACTTTGGAGCTCCAACCAATTTACATTCTCTGTGGGATTCTAAAATGGTTGATTTTCAAAAATACAGTTATACAGAATTTGCAAGAGTGTTGGATGTGAAGACCAAAGAAGAAAACAAGTCCATTCAATTGGGAACTTTAGAAGATTGGCTCTTTGACAGTCATCGGCAAGCAAACAGGATTTACGCCAATTCCATACCAGATGCTAATTATTCCTATGATTATAATTATAAATTTGAACCTTTGGTGGAGCGTCAATTATTATATGGTGGTTTGCGCTTAGCAAAAATTTTGAACGAAATTTTATAG
- a CDS encoding NUDIX domain-containing protein, which translates to MIDKVNVRVYATIMKNGKVLALHEEYVGEHLMKFPGGGLEFGESVLECLERELEEELNITVKNIEHLYTQEDFLVSKFRDNDQLLSIYYLAEMVDENELLIMDPCIEKTEWVSLNTEENPFLLPIDKIVFDVLKKKLL; encoded by the coding sequence ATGATTGATAAAGTTAATGTCCGAGTGTATGCAACCATTATGAAAAATGGAAAAGTCCTTGCGCTGCACGAAGAATACGTTGGCGAGCACCTCATGAAATTCCCCGGCGGCGGTTTGGAATTTGGCGAAAGTGTTCTGGAATGTCTGGAAAGAGAACTGGAAGAGGAGCTGAATATCACAGTGAAAAACATAGAACATTTGTATACTCAAGAAGATTTTCTGGTGTCTAAATTTCGAGATAATGATCAACTTCTGAGCATTTATTATCTTGCTGAAATGGTGGATGAAAATGAATTGCTTATTATGGATCCGTGTATCGAGAAAACAGAATGGGTTTCCCTCAATACTGAAGAAAACCCATTTCTTTTACCAATAGATAAAATTGTTTTTGATGTTTTGAAGAAGAAACTTCTATAA
- the mnmD gene encoding tRNA (5-methylaminomethyl-2-thiouridine)(34)-methyltransferase MnmD — protein MEREIKTTSDGSKTLYISNLNENYHSHHGALQEAQHVFIDNGFNLIKNCDINILELGFGTGLNVLVTIDEFLKTDKSHVIHYFTLEKYPINEREVNELDYGSIFHKTEMAEIYRKIHAGNWNETIEILPQFFLTKYHCDFFEIKNLDLPEIDLVYFDCFGARVQPDLWEKPLFEMVANTMKPGGLLTTYSSKGSVRRILKELDFNVEKKAGPPGKREMINAIKN, from the coding sequence ATGGAACGAGAAATAAAAACCACTTCAGATGGAAGTAAAACATTATATATCAGTAACTTAAACGAAAACTATCATTCACACCATGGTGCTTTGCAGGAAGCTCAACACGTGTTTATCGATAATGGATTTAATTTAATTAAAAATTGTGATATTAATATTTTAGAACTCGGTTTTGGTACAGGACTTAATGTTTTGGTTACAATTGATGAGTTTTTGAAAACTGACAAAAGTCATGTTATTCATTATTTCACGCTTGAAAAATATCCCATAAATGAACGGGAAGTTAACGAACTGGATTATGGATCTATTTTTCATAAAACAGAAATGGCGGAAATTTACCGAAAAATACACGCCGGTAATTGGAACGAAACCATTGAAATCCTTCCTCAATTTTTCTTAACCAAATATCACTGTGATTTTTTTGAAATTAAAAATCTGGACCTTCCTGAAATAGATCTGGTTTATTTTGATTGTTTTGGAGCACGAGTTCAACCCGATCTATGGGAAAAACCGCTTTTTGAAATGGTTGCAAATACGATGAAACCGGGTGGTCTTCTTACTACCTATTCTTCTAAAGGCAGTGTTCGCCGTATTTTGAAGGAACTCGATTTTAATGTTGAAAAAAAAGCCGGACCTCCTGGAAAACGGGAAATGATCAACGCTATCAAGAATTAA
- a CDS encoding branched-chain amino acid aminotransferase, producing MIIQKSTAPRISEFDPENFSFGNMFTDHMVICEYEDGKWGEVKLMPYGPLPFTPAMMGVNYGQACFEGMKAYKDKDGQVFIFRPEKNFSRINKSAGRLAMPEIPAEVFLEGLKALVDLDRDWIPYGEGNSLYIRPLIFATEEALKARISNKYMFAIVATPAKSYYSEPVSVKISDYYSRSANGGVGFAKAAGNYAASFYPTQLANEEGYEQIIWTDDSTHEYFEESGTMNVFVRINDTIYTPPTSEKILDGVTRDSFIQLANKRGIELKVEPISVKSVIEAHKNGSLKEVWGVGTAVVTTLFKAIGYQGEKLELPQLTLEESFALTLQKDLVDLQTNVAEDPFGWRVLVEKSI from the coding sequence ATGATAATTCAAAAATCTACTGCTCCGAGAATATCCGAATTTGATCCAGAGAATTTTTCTTTTGGAAACATGTTTACCGATCACATGGTTATTTGTGAATATGAAGACGGAAAATGGGGTGAAGTAAAATTGATGCCTTACGGGCCACTTCCTTTTACTCCTGCAATGATGGGGGTTAATTACGGGCAGGCATGTTTCGAAGGAATGAAAGCGTATAAGGATAAAGACGGTCAGGTTTTTATTTTCAGACCGGAAAAGAATTTTTCCAGAATCAATAAATCAGCAGGTCGTCTTGCGATGCCAGAAATCCCGGCAGAGGTTTTTTTAGAAGGATTAAAAGCACTGGTTGATCTAGATCGGGATTGGATTCCATATGGTGAAGGAAATTCTCTGTATATCCGTCCCCTTATTTTCGCTACTGAAGAAGCTTTAAAAGCCAGAATTTCTAATAAATATATGTTTGCAATTGTAGCTACTCCTGCAAAAAGTTATTATTCGGAACCTGTTTCAGTGAAAATTTCTGATTACTATTCAAGATCTGCCAACGGTGGAGTAGGTTTTGCCAAAGCTGCCGGAAATTATGCAGCATCTTTTTACCCGACGCAGTTGGCAAATGAAGAAGGATATGAGCAAATCATCTGGACGGATGATTCTACCCACGAATACTTCGAAGAAAGTGGAACGATGAACGTTTTCGTTAGAATTAATGACACGATTTATACACCACCAACTTCCGAGAAAATATTGGATGGCGTTACCAGAGACAGTTTTATTCAGTTAGCAAATAAAAGAGGTATTGAATTAAAAGTAGAACCTATTTCTGTAAAATCTGTAATAGAAGCTCACAAAAATGGCTCTTTAAAAGAAGTTTGGGGAGTGGGAACTGCTGTTGTAACCACCCTTTTCAAAGCAATCGGATACCAAGGTGAAAAATTAGAATTGCCACAATTAACTTTAGAGGAAAGTTTTGCGTTAACGCTTCAAAAAGATTTAGTTGATCTTCAAACAAATGTTGCCGAAGATCCTTTTGGATGGAGAGTTTTAGTAGAAAAAAGCATCTAA
- a CDS encoding FKBP-type peptidyl-prolyl cis-trans isomerase, with protein MKKIIVLCSLILIGCVKHAPAHPPVGGILSQKDLDISKNRSKNLNLIERTQIEDWIKNQDEAFYPMTMNYWVNDKDLRHQKRKENGEMISYQYDIYDFDLVKLYENPVQNKNKIFGHFEELKPVEDALRYMEKNQEVTLLIPSALGFGTYGDNDQISNDMPLIIKLKVL; from the coding sequence ATGAAAAAAATAATCGTACTTTGTTCTTTGATCTTGATCGGCTGTGTAAAGCATGCACCTGCTCATCCTCCTGTTGGTGGAATTTTAAGTCAGAAAGATTTAGATATTTCTAAAAACAGGTCCAAAAATCTGAATCTGATTGAAAGAACTCAAATTGAGGACTGGATAAAAAATCAAGACGAAGCGTTTTATCCGATGACCATGAACTATTGGGTGAATGATAAAGACCTCCGGCATCAAAAGCGAAAAGAGAATGGTGAAATGATTTCTTACCAATATGATATTTACGATTTCGATTTGGTGAAATTATATGAAAATCCTGTTCAAAATAAAAATAAAATTTTTGGCCATTTTGAAGAACTAAAACCGGTGGAAGATGCGCTGAGATACATGGAGAAAAATCAGGAAGTTACCCTTTTGATTCCTTCGGCACTGGGTTTTGGAACCTATGGCGATAATGATCAGATTTCAAATGATATGCCTTTAATAATTAAATTAAAAGTACTTTAA
- a CDS encoding peptidylprolyl isomerase, which produces MNVDKETYAGLKEGLYANFQTSKGNMIVKLEDKNAPVTVANFVGLAEGKIDNTAKAKGVPFYDGTIFHRVIKDFMIQGGDPKGTGMGDPGYKFDDEKNDLQHTGKGILSMANSGPNTNGSQFFITEIATPWLDGKHTIFGEVVNGIEVIDTIANVEKGAQDKPKTDVVLEKVAIFSKGDEYKNYDAAKIFTEGKAKIKENNKAILEKIEADKKKKAEEFAANQQKLVDDLKATMQATPSGLYYKITQTTEGKKANVGDAVSVHYAGKLVDGNEFDSSFKRNEPIEISIGVGQVIKGWDEGILLLKEGESATLLIPSELGYGARGAGGVIPPNAWLIFDVQLVKVNTTLTK; this is translated from the coding sequence ATGAACGTAGACAAAGAAACTTACGCAGGTCTGAAAGAAGGACTTTATGCCAATTTCCAAACTTCAAAAGGAAATATGATCGTGAAACTGGAAGACAAAAATGCACCTGTTACGGTTGCAAATTTTGTTGGTTTAGCTGAAGGAAAAATTGATAACACTGCAAAAGCGAAAGGGGTTCCTTTTTATGACGGAACTATTTTCCACAGAGTAATCAAAGATTTTATGATTCAGGGAGGTGATCCTAAAGGAACAGGAATGGGCGACCCGGGTTATAAATTCGATGACGAAAAAAATGACCTTCAGCACACCGGAAAAGGAATTCTGTCCATGGCAAATTCAGGACCGAATACCAATGGTTCCCAGTTTTTCATTACAGAAATTGCTACACCTTGGTTAGACGGTAAACACACGATTTTTGGTGAAGTTGTGAATGGTATTGAAGTTATTGACACGATTGCCAATGTAGAAAAAGGCGCACAGGACAAACCTAAAACTGATGTAGTTTTAGAAAAAGTGGCGATTTTCTCTAAAGGTGATGAATACAAAAATTATGATGCTGCCAAAATCTTTACTGAAGGAAAAGCAAAAATCAAAGAGAATAATAAAGCCATCCTTGAAAAAATAGAAGCTGACAAAAAAAAGAAAGCCGAAGAATTTGCAGCCAATCAGCAAAAATTAGTTGATGATTTAAAAGCAACGATGCAGGCAACTCCTTCCGGATTGTACTATAAAATAACTCAAACAACTGAAGGCAAGAAAGCTAATGTTGGTGATGCTGTTTCTGTGCATTATGCCGGTAAATTAGTTGACGGAAATGAATTCGACTCTTCATTTAAAAGAAATGAACCAATTGAAATTTCAATTGGAGTAGGACAGGTAATTAAAGGTTGGGACGAAGGTATTCTTCTGTTAAAAGAAGGAGAATCTGCAACTCTGCTTATTCCGTCAGAACTTGGTTATGGAGCTCGCGGCGCGGGAGGTGTTATCCCACCAAATGCCTGGTTAATCTTCGATGTACAATTGGTAAAAGTGAACACCACTTTAACAAAATAA
- a CDS encoding ion transporter, protein MEREHNYMPERIRWKRKLFRIIFKADTKLGKLFDIFLLVLILLSTFIVMMESVRIFDAKLHKVFVIVEVIITIFFTVEYALRIITIKNKKDYIFSFFGIIDFLAILPFYLSLFIPITKYFLIIRMLRMLRIFRILNLMDFMNDGYFIVTALKNSSRKIYIFLLFLMIFSVIVGSMMFMVEGDREGFESIPQSVYWAVVTVTTVGYGDVSPGTPLGKFLSVLLMLAGYSIIAVPTGIVTAEMRNKRQELGKSCSRCGNNDIDDDARFCKICGEKVV, encoded by the coding sequence ATGGAAAGAGAACATAATTATATGCCCGAGCGAATCCGCTGGAAACGTAAACTGTTCCGGATTATTTTCAAAGCTGACACGAAACTCGGTAAACTTTTTGATATTTTTTTATTGGTCTTAATCCTTCTCAGCACTTTCATCGTTATGATGGAAAGCGTCCGGATTTTCGATGCAAAACTCCACAAGGTATTTGTAATCGTAGAAGTAATTATTACCATCTTTTTCACTGTGGAATATGCGTTGAGAATAATTACCATTAAAAACAAGAAAGACTACATTTTCAGTTTTTTTGGAATTATTGATTTTCTGGCGATTTTACCTTTTTATCTTAGTTTATTTATTCCGATTACCAAATATTTTCTGATTATTCGAATGCTTAGAATGCTGAGGATTTTTAGAATATTGAATCTAATGGATTTTATGAATGATGGTTACTTCATCGTTACGGCCTTAAAAAACAGTTCCAGAAAAATCTATATATTTCTTTTATTCCTAATGATCTTTTCTGTCATCGTAGGTTCTATGATGTTCATGGTTGAAGGCGACAGAGAAGGTTTTGAGAGTATCCCGCAAAGTGTTTATTGGGCGGTTGTAACCGTGACTACGGTGGGTTATGGAGATGTCTCGCCAGGCACTCCACTGGGGAAATTCCTGTCTGTATTATTGATGCTTGCCGGTTATTCCATCATTGCAGTTCCTACGGGAATTGTTACTGCAGAAATGCGGAATAAGCGTCAGGAACTTGGCAAAAGCTGTAGCCGTTGCGGAAATAATGACATCGATGATGATGCAAGATTTTGTAAAATTTGCGGCGAGAAAGTCGTATAA
- a CDS encoding Nif3-like dinuclear metal center hexameric protein, with the protein MTVNEVVCDLKKIIPLSQAEDYDNVGLLCGNPDREVSGILVCHDALEIVVDEAIAKNINFIIAFHPIIFSGLKSITGKNYVEKAVLKALENKIAIYAIHTAFDNDYFGVNYRICEELGLKNQKVLMPKKQGLHQLNVFVPRDFSEKVKNALFGAGAGNIGFYDECSFAVSGSGTFRPIDGAEPFSGKIGIRENADEVMISVIYESYKKNQIITAMKSAHPYEEVAYQIIQLENENQFLGLGRFGEFEEAMDEDQFLTFVKDKFNLKAIRHSDFVNKKIKRVGVLGGSGASGIGAAISRKCDAYLTGDLKYHDYFQGDGKMLTCDIGHFESEQFVTEHLVDILSQKFTIFAVSKSTEKTNPVNYFL; encoded by the coding sequence ATGACAGTAAATGAAGTGGTTTGTGACCTGAAAAAAATAATTCCCTTATCCCAGGCAGAAGATTATGACAATGTAGGCTTGCTTTGCGGAAATCCTGACAGAGAGGTTTCCGGAATTTTAGTGTGTCATGATGCGCTGGAAATTGTTGTCGATGAAGCCATTGCTAAGAATATCAACTTTATCATTGCCTTTCATCCGATTATTTTTTCAGGTTTAAAATCAATCACCGGCAAAAATTATGTTGAAAAAGCAGTGTTGAAAGCGCTTGAAAATAAGATTGCCATTTATGCAATTCATACCGCGTTTGATAATGATTACTTTGGCGTGAATTACAGAATCTGTGAAGAACTTGGTCTTAAAAATCAAAAAGTATTAATGCCGAAAAAGCAAGGTCTTCATCAACTGAATGTTTTCGTACCTCGTGATTTTTCAGAAAAAGTAAAAAATGCTTTATTTGGCGCAGGTGCTGGAAATATCGGCTTTTACGATGAATGCAGTTTTGCAGTTTCTGGCAGCGGAACTTTCAGGCCAATCGATGGAGCAGAACCATTCTCCGGCAAAATAGGGATTCGCGAAAATGCGGATGAAGTGATGATTTCGGTAATTTATGAAAGCTATAAAAAAAATCAAATTATTACGGCGATGAAATCTGCACATCCTTATGAAGAGGTGGCTTATCAAATTATTCAGTTAGAAAATGAAAACCAATTTTTGGGTTTAGGCAGATTTGGTGAGTTTGAAGAAGCGATGGATGAAGACCAATTCCTGACTTTTGTTAAAGATAAATTTAATTTAAAAGCAATTCGCCATTCTGATTTCGTCAACAAAAAAATCAAGAGAGTCGGCGTTTTAGGCGGGAGCGGCGCAAGTGGAATCGGTGCGGCAATTTCCCGAAAATGTGACGCCTATTTAACGGGCGACTTAAAATATCATGATTATTTCCAGGGAGACGGGAAAATGTTGACTTGCGACATCGGTCATTTTGAATCCGAACAATTTGTTACTGAGCATTTGGTTGATATATTATCACAAAAATTCACTATCTTTGCAGTCTCAAAATCTACCGAGAAAACCAACCCTGTAAACTATTTTTTATAA